Proteins encoded within one genomic window of Mesorhizobium sp. AR10:
- a CDS encoding prolyl oligopeptidase family serine peptidase, with the protein MTRSITKARPNSTAEDPFLWLEDRTGKEALDWVHRQNEVTSAELQGDPSYQASFETALDLMTAEDNIAVGAALSGHVYNFWQDKTNVLGLWRRTTVASYKTETPEWEAIIDFDQLAAKEGVKWVFSGASRLYPDFNRCLVSMSPDGGDASEMREFDIATKSFVEDGFRAPASKSGFGWLDKDTVIVSAAFEEADKTESGYPRVIKLWTRGTRLEDATLIFEAQIEDLAAGGSVEFDGDKRHVFLARTLDFFASHSFLRLPSGENRRIPLPDDVADTALFRDQLVFGVRSPWTAPDGTLCRPDGLYSLDFARWIETGALGPVETVLEPAHRVSIAGITRTQDRLFINLMDNVRGKVVVCERTVDGWLLKPVALPENGNVGIAHAEHFGASVSFSFTDFLTPSSIIWSDDNAVTLATVKAQPARFDASPLISEQFEARSKDGTMIPYFVVRRRDQDGPVPTLLYGYGGFEVPLLPGYAGVRGRLWLEKGNAYVQANIRGGGEFGPNWHQAALKANRQNAFDDFAAVAQDLVKRGIATPASLGIQGGSNGGLLTGVSLTQHPELFGAVIIDVPLLDMLRYTELPPGASWMAEYGDPAKPEEAAWLAAYSPYQHVSADAAYPPVLLTTSTADDRVHPGHARKMAARLQAAGHEKTLFFEETEGGHGGRGDRRPQAAQAAMKYVFLQRALSGTA; encoded by the coding sequence ATGACCAGATCGATCACCAAAGCCCGGCCAAATTCGACTGCCGAAGACCCCTTTCTCTGGCTGGAGGACAGGACAGGCAAAGAGGCGCTCGACTGGGTTCACCGTCAGAACGAGGTCACATCAGCCGAATTGCAGGGCGATCCGTCCTACCAGGCGTCGTTCGAAACTGCGCTCGATCTAATGACGGCCGAAGACAACATTGCGGTTGGAGCCGCGCTCAGCGGCCATGTCTACAATTTCTGGCAGGACAAGACCAATGTGCTCGGCCTGTGGCGGCGCACGACTGTCGCTTCCTACAAGACCGAGACGCCGGAATGGGAGGCGATCATTGACTTCGACCAACTGGCGGCGAAGGAAGGGGTGAAATGGGTGTTCAGCGGCGCCAGCCGGCTTTACCCCGACTTCAACCGCTGCCTGGTCAGCATGTCGCCGGATGGCGGCGACGCCAGTGAGATGCGCGAATTCGACATCGCGACAAAGTCGTTTGTCGAGGATGGCTTTCGGGCTCCCGCTTCCAAGTCGGGCTTCGGCTGGCTCGACAAGGACACAGTCATCGTTTCGGCGGCGTTCGAAGAGGCCGACAAGACGGAATCCGGCTATCCGCGCGTGATCAAGCTGTGGACGCGTGGCACCCGGCTGGAAGACGCGACGCTAATCTTCGAGGCGCAAATAGAGGATCTCGCCGCCGGCGGTTCCGTCGAATTCGACGGCGACAAACGGCATGTGTTCCTGGCCCGGACGCTCGACTTCTTCGCCTCGCACAGTTTCCTTCGCCTGCCTTCCGGCGAAAATCGGCGCATTCCGTTGCCGGACGACGTCGCCGACACGGCGCTCTTCAGGGATCAGCTTGTCTTCGGCGTGCGCAGCCCGTGGACAGCGCCGGACGGCACGCTGTGCCGGCCCGATGGTCTCTATTCGCTAGACTTCGCGCGCTGGATCGAAACCGGCGCGCTTGGGCCCGTCGAAACTGTGCTCGAGCCGGCGCATCGGGTCTCGATCGCCGGCATCACCCGCACGCAGGACCGGCTGTTCATCAATCTGATGGACAATGTGCGCGGCAAGGTCGTCGTTTGCGAGCGAACCGTCGACGGTTGGTTGCTGAAGCCGGTCGCGCTGCCTGAAAATGGCAATGTCGGCATCGCCCATGCCGAGCATTTCGGCGCCAGCGTCTCCTTCTCCTTCACCGATTTCCTGACGCCGAGCTCGATCATCTGGTCGGACGACAATGCTGTGACGCTGGCGACGGTGAAGGCACAGCCGGCGCGTTTCGACGCTTCGCCTCTCATCTCGGAACAGTTCGAGGCGCGGTCGAAGGACGGCACCATGATTCCGTACTTCGTCGTCCGGCGGCGTGACCAGGACGGTCCAGTGCCGACGCTGCTCTACGGCTATGGCGGTTTCGAAGTGCCGCTGTTGCCCGGCTATGCCGGCGTGCGCGGCAGGCTGTGGCTCGAGAAGGGCAATGCTTATGTCCAGGCCAATATCCGCGGTGGCGGCGAGTTCGGCCCGAACTGGCACCAGGCAGCGCTCAAGGCCAATCGCCAGAATGCCTTCGACGATTTCGCTGCCGTGGCGCAAGACCTGGTGAAACGCGGCATTGCCACGCCGGCCTCGCTCGGCATTCAGGGCGGGTCGAATGGCGGTCTGCTGACCGGCGTCTCGCTGACGCAGCACCCGGAACTGTTCGGCGCGGTCATCATCGACGTGCCGTTGCTCGACATGCTGCGCTACACCGAACTGCCGCCCGGCGCCTCCTGGATGGCCGAATATGGCGATCCGGCGAAACCGGAAGAGGCGGCCTGGCTCGCCGCTTATTCGCCCTACCAGCATGTCTCGGCCGATGCCGCCTATCCGCCGGTCCTGCTGACCACGTCGACCGCCGACGACCGCGTCCATCCCGGCCATGCACGCAAGATGGCGGCCCGCCTGCAGGCTGCCGGCCATGAGAAGACGCTGTTCTTCGAAGAAACCGAGGGTGGGCATGGCGGGCGCGGTGATCGCCGGCCGCAGGCGGCCCAGGCGGCGATGAAGTATGTGTTCCTGCAGCGGGCGCTGAGCGGTACGGCTTGA
- a CDS encoding aspartate aminotransferase family protein: MTYQNYSLKQLQQIDAAHHLHPFTDHKELREAGSRIITHANGPFIYDSEGTEILDGMAGLWCVNVGYGRDELADAAYAQMKELPYYNSFFKCSTPTPVLLAKKLAELAPKHINQVFYGSSGSEANDTALRLVRHYWALEGKPEKNRIISRKMGYHGSTVAGTSLGGMDLMHKQLGGAVPNIVHVLMPYAYELALPGESDHDFGLRAAKAVEDAILEAGADKVAAFIGEPVMGAGGVKIPPMSYWPEVQRICRKYDVLLMLDEVITGYGRTGEWFAAQTFDIEPDTITTAKALTSGYQPLSALLVGDRIAATLVEKGGEFYHGYTYSGHPVACAVALKNLEIIEREGLVDRVRNDTGPYFAQALQERIAGHDLVGEVRSIGLMGAIEIVRDKATKERFLPAGSAAVTVRDHAIAQGMMLRATGDTMILSPPLIWTRETIDMACDRIAKALDLAQADLRKQR; the protein is encoded by the coding sequence ATGACTTATCAGAACTATTCGCTGAAGCAGCTTCAGCAGATCGATGCCGCGCATCATCTTCATCCATTCACCGACCATAAGGAACTGCGCGAGGCCGGCTCGCGCATCATCACCCATGCCAATGGGCCGTTCATCTACGATTCGGAAGGCACGGAAATCCTCGACGGCATGGCCGGGCTGTGGTGCGTCAATGTCGGCTACGGCCGCGATGAACTGGCCGATGCAGCCTATGCCCAGATGAAGGAACTGCCCTATTACAACTCCTTCTTCAAATGCTCGACACCAACGCCGGTTCTGCTGGCCAAGAAGCTGGCGGAACTGGCACCGAAGCACATCAACCAGGTGTTTTACGGCTCGTCCGGTTCCGAGGCCAACGACACGGCGTTGCGCCTCGTGCGGCACTACTGGGCGCTGGAAGGCAAGCCGGAGAAGAACCGCATCATCTCGCGCAAGATGGGCTATCACGGCTCGACGGTCGCCGGCACGTCGCTCGGCGGCATGGACCTGATGCACAAGCAGCTCGGCGGCGCGGTTCCCAACATCGTCCATGTGCTGATGCCCTATGCCTATGAGCTCGCTCTGCCCGGCGAGAGCGACCATGATTTCGGCCTGCGCGCGGCAAAGGCCGTCGAGGACGCCATCCTCGAAGCGGGCGCCGACAAGGTTGCTGCCTTCATCGGCGAGCCGGTGATGGGGGCAGGCGGCGTGAAGATCCCGCCGATGAGCTACTGGCCGGAAGTTCAGCGCATCTGCCGCAAATACGATGTCCTCTTGATGCTGGATGAGGTCATCACCGGCTATGGCCGCACCGGCGAGTGGTTCGCCGCACAGACCTTCGACATCGAGCCCGACACCATCACCACGGCCAAGGCGCTGACCTCCGGTTACCAGCCGCTGTCGGCGCTGCTGGTCGGCGACCGCATCGCGGCGACACTGGTCGAGAAGGGTGGCGAGTTCTATCACGGCTATACCTATTCCGGGCATCCGGTAGCCTGCGCCGTGGCACTGAAGAACCTCGAGATCATCGAGCGGGAAGGCCTGGTCGATCGCGTCAGGAACGACACCGGGCCTTACTTTGCCCAGGCCCTGCAGGAGCGTATCGCCGGCCATGATCTGGTCGGCGAGGTGCGCTCGATCGGGCTGATGGGGGCGATCGAGATCGTTAGGGACAAGGCGACCAAAGAGCGTTTCCTGCCGGCGGGCAGCGCTGCCGTCACCGTCCGCGACCATGCGATCGCGCAAGGCATGATGCTGCGCGCCACCGGCGATACGATGATCCTCTCGCCGCCGCTGATCTGGACGCGCGAAACGATCGACATGGCTTGCGACCGCATTGCCAAGGCGCTTGATCTGGCGCAAGCGGATCTGCGGAAACAGCGATAA
- the mmsB gene encoding 3-hydroxyisobutyrate dehydrogenase — MTTIAFIGLGNMGNPMAANLVKAGHTVNGFDLMPENLVVARDHGVVVMANALAAVKDADVVITMLPAGKHVLSVYEEIAPKARKGALFIDSSTIDVESARKAHAVANRHGLLSIDAPVSGGTGGAAAGTLTFMAGGSKDAFAKAEPILKPMAGRIVHCGENGAGQAAKICNNMILGISMIGVAEAFVLAEKLGLSHQALFDVASTSSGQCWSLTSYCPVPGPVPASPANRDYKPGFAAALMLKDLKLSQEAALGAGAATPLGAEATQLYALFNAQGHAGADFSGIINFLRGSPS; from the coding sequence ATGACCACCATCGCCTTCATCGGCCTCGGCAACATGGGCAATCCGATGGCCGCGAATCTCGTCAAGGCCGGGCACACGGTGAATGGTTTCGACCTGATGCCGGAGAACCTCGTCGTCGCCAGGGACCATGGCGTCGTCGTCATGGCCAATGCGCTTGCGGCGGTGAAGGATGCCGATGTGGTCATCACCATGCTGCCCGCCGGCAAGCATGTTCTGTCGGTCTATGAGGAAATCGCGCCCAAGGCCAGGAAAGGCGCGCTGTTCATCGATTCCTCGACCATCGACGTCGAATCGGCCCGAAAAGCCCATGCCGTCGCAAACCGGCACGGCCTGCTGTCGATCGACGCCCCGGTCTCCGGCGGCACTGGTGGCGCTGCCGCGGGCACGCTGACCTTCATGGCCGGCGGCTCGAAGGACGCCTTCGCCAAGGCTGAGCCTATTCTGAAGCCGATGGCCGGCCGCATCGTCCATTGTGGTGAGAACGGCGCCGGCCAGGCGGCAAAGATTTGCAACAACATGATCCTCGGCATTTCGATGATCGGCGTCGCCGAAGCCTTCGTGCTGGCGGAAAAACTGGGCTTGTCGCATCAGGCGCTGTTCGATGTCGCCTCGACGTCGTCGGGCCAGTGCTGGTCGCTGACCAGCTATTGTCCGGTGCCCGGCCCCGTGCCGGCTTCGCCCGCCAACCGTGACTACAAGCCCGGCTTTGCCGCGGCACTGATGCTGAAGGATTTGAAACTGTCGCAGGAGGCAGCACTTGGCGCCGGTGCGGCAACGCCGCTGGGCGCCGAGGCGACACAGCTTTACGCGCTGTTCAACGCCCAGGGACATGCCGGCGCCGATTTTTCCGGAATCATAAATTTTCTGCGCGGCAGCCCTTCGTAA
- a CDS encoding isobutyryl-CoA dehydrogenase: MDAAVDASTGQFELNEDQRAIQAMAEAFATDRVAPNALDWDRNKHFPADVIRETGPLGLGGIYVRDDVGGSALGRLDAVLIFEAISRADPAFSSFISIHNMVASMIDRFGSEEQRQRFLPRLTSMEWLASYCLTEPGSGSDAAALKTRAVKSSSDYVLNGAKQFISGAGDSDLYVVMARTGADGPKGISTFIVPKDAPGLSFGANEHKMGWHMQSTRQVIFEDCKVPAENLLSSEGAGFGIAMAGLDGGRLNIAACSLGGAQSALDKALSYTAERKAFGSKINQFQALQFKLADMETELQAARIFLYAAASKLDRNAPDAGKWSAMAKRFVTDIGFNVANDALQLHGGYGYLHDYGVEKLVRDLRVHQILEGTNEIMRVIIARALIGR, encoded by the coding sequence ATGGACGCCGCTGTCGATGCGAGCACCGGCCAGTTCGAACTCAACGAAGACCAGCGCGCCATACAAGCGATGGCCGAGGCCTTCGCCACGGACCGCGTCGCGCCGAACGCGCTCGACTGGGACCGCAACAAGCATTTCCCTGCCGATGTGATCCGCGAGACCGGCCCGCTCGGCCTAGGCGGCATCTATGTCAGAGACGATGTCGGCGGCTCTGCGCTCGGCCGGCTCGATGCCGTGCTGATCTTCGAGGCAATTTCCCGCGCCGATCCGGCGTTTTCCTCCTTCATCTCGATCCACAACATGGTGGCTTCGATGATCGACCGCTTCGGCAGCGAGGAGCAGCGCCAGCGCTTTCTGCCCAGGCTGACCTCGATGGAATGGCTGGCGAGCTATTGCCTGACCGAGCCGGGCTCCGGGTCGGACGCGGCGGCGCTGAAGACGCGCGCGGTGAAGAGCAGCAGTGATTATGTGCTGAACGGCGCCAAGCAGTTCATCTCCGGCGCCGGCGACAGCGACCTCTATGTCGTCATGGCGCGCACCGGGGCCGATGGACCGAAAGGCATTTCCACCTTTATCGTGCCGAAGGATGCGCCCGGTCTTTCCTTCGGTGCCAATGAGCACAAGATGGGCTGGCACATGCAGTCGACCCGCCAGGTCATCTTCGAGGACTGCAAGGTGCCCGCGGAAAACCTGCTTTCTTCAGAAGGCGCCGGTTTCGGCATCGCCATGGCCGGGCTCGACGGCGGCCGGCTGAACATTGCCGCCTGTTCGCTCGGCGGTGCACAGTCAGCGCTCGACAAGGCGCTGTCCTACACCGCCGAGCGCAAGGCCTTCGGCTCGAAGATCAACCAGTTCCAGGCGCTGCAGTTCAAGCTGGCCGACATGGAGACCGAGTTGCAGGCGGCGCGCATCTTCCTCTACGCCGCCGCCTCCAAGCTCGACCGCAACGCGCCGGATGCCGGAAAATGGTCGGCCATGGCCAAGCGCTTCGTTACCGACATCGGCTTCAATGTCGCCAACGATGCACTGCAATTGCATGGCGGGTACGGCTATTTGCACGATTATGGCGTCGAGAAGCTGGTGCGGGATCTGCGCGTCCACCAGATCCTGGAAGGCACCAACGAGATCATGCGCGTCATCATTGCACGCGCCCTGATCGGCCGCTGA
- a CDS encoding dimethylsulfoniopropionate lyase, with amino-acid sequence MTTNFDELLERFRSYLSTFDDGLVRDAVARIGWDMPPRRLEPHPLACLRQLDRIVELAPTGARPLAGLLAERRAGLRWGQTYSAADFGKEFIDNYGWLEVFGTRGHFINDEVAAGLLILGPDIVYPDHHHVAEEIYIPLTGGTEWRMGESDFRVREAGEVIHHASNVNHAMRTGKEPLLALYIWRGGPLAQKSDITGTVAQGRG; translated from the coding sequence GTGACGACAAATTTCGATGAACTGCTTGAACGCTTCCGCTCCTATCTCTCGACGTTTGATGATGGGCTGGTTCGCGACGCCGTGGCCAGGATCGGCTGGGACATGCCGCCCCGTCGGCTCGAACCGCATCCGCTGGCTTGCCTTCGCCAGCTCGATCGCATCGTCGAACTCGCTCCGACAGGCGCGAGGCCGCTGGCGGGACTGCTCGCGGAGCGTCGAGCCGGTTTGCGATGGGGCCAGACCTACAGCGCGGCGGATTTCGGAAAAGAATTCATCGACAACTATGGCTGGCTGGAGGTCTTCGGCACGCGCGGTCATTTCATCAACGATGAGGTCGCGGCCGGCTTGTTGATCCTGGGCCCTGATATCGTCTATCCCGATCATCACCACGTCGCCGAGGAAATTTACATTCCGCTGACCGGCGGCACCGAATGGCGCATGGGCGAAAGCGACTTTCGTGTTCGCGAGGCTGGTGAGGTCATCCATCACGCGTCGAACGTGAACCACGCCATGCGCACCGGCAAGGAGCCGTTGCTGGCGCTCTACATCTGGCGTGGCGGACCGCTGGCGCAGAAGTCCGATATCACCGGAACCGTTGCGCAGGGCAGGGGCTGA
- a CDS encoding cobyric acid synthase: MAKAIMLQGTGSDVGKTVLVAGLCRAAKKRGLKVRPFKPQNMSNNAAVADIPGDNNAGGGEIGRAQWLQAIACGVAPSVHMNPVLLKPQTNVGAQVVVQGKVFGEARARDYQALKGQLMDAVLDSWAKVGEGADLVIVEGAGSPAEINLRSRDIANMGFATRVNVPVILVGDIDRGGVIASVAGTHLILPDEDRRMIVGYLINKFRGDVSLFDDGIGAIEKFTGWRCFGVVPWLKAAARLPSEDSVVLERLVSGEKRALKVVVPMLGRIANFDDLDPLKAEPQVEVVFVPPGQRLPEDAGLVVIPGSKSTIGDLLKFRENGWDRDLFAHRKRGGQIVGICGGFQMLGRVVRDPDGIEGNVTETEGLGLLDVETVMEPEKTVRNVSARSVPFDLPLEGYEIHLGRTTGPDTLRPSAVINGVDDGAISADGKVFGTYLHGLFSADGFRARFLENLGVKGGGIDYRAEVERALDEVAAELETHLDCDAIFALAR, encoded by the coding sequence ATGGCCAAAGCGATCATGCTGCAAGGCACGGGCTCCGACGTGGGCAAGACGGTCCTGGTTGCAGGCCTCTGCCGCGCAGCAAAGAAACGTGGGCTGAAGGTGCGGCCGTTCAAGCCGCAGAACATGTCGAACAATGCCGCCGTTGCCGACATCCCGGGCGACAACAACGCAGGTGGCGGCGAGATCGGCCGTGCCCAATGGCTGCAGGCGATCGCTTGTGGCGTGGCGCCGTCCGTCCACATGAACCCGGTGCTGCTCAAGCCGCAGACCAATGTCGGGGCGCAGGTGGTGGTGCAGGGCAAAGTGTTCGGCGAGGCGAGGGCGCGCGACTATCAGGCGCTGAAGGGCCAACTGATGGATGCCGTGCTGGACTCCTGGGCGAAGGTCGGCGAGGGCGCCGATCTCGTCATCGTCGAAGGCGCTGGTTCGCCGGCCGAGATCAACCTCAGGAGCCGCGACATTGCCAATATGGGCTTTGCGACGCGCGTCAACGTGCCGGTCATTCTCGTCGGCGACATCGACCGCGGCGGCGTCATCGCCTCGGTCGCCGGCACGCATCTGATCCTGCCGGACGAGGACCGGCGCATGATCGTCGGCTACCTCATCAACAAGTTCCGCGGCGATGTTTCGTTGTTCGATGACGGTATCGGAGCGATCGAGAAATTCACCGGCTGGCGCTGTTTCGGCGTCGTGCCGTGGCTGAAGGCAGCGGCACGGTTGCCTTCAGAAGATTCGGTCGTGCTCGAACGGCTGGTGTCCGGCGAGAAGCGGGCGCTGAAGGTCGTCGTGCCGATGCTTGGCCGCATCGCCAATTTCGACGATCTCGACCCGCTCAAGGCTGAGCCGCAGGTCGAGGTGGTCTTCGTGCCGCCGGGTCAACGCTTGCCGGAGGATGCCGGGTTGGTGGTCATTCCCGGCTCCAAGTCGACGATCGGCGACCTGCTGAAATTCCGCGAGAATGGCTGGGATCGCGACCTCTTCGCCCACCGCAAGCGCGGTGGCCAAATCGTCGGCATTTGCGGCGGCTTCCAGATGCTCGGTCGCGTGGTGCGCGATCCCGACGGCATCGAAGGCAACGTCACCGAGACCGAAGGCCTCGGGCTGCTTGATGTCGAAACGGTGATGGAGCCGGAAAAGACGGTGCGCAATGTCAGCGCGCGCTCAGTGCCGTTCGACCTGCCGCTCGAAGGCTATGAGATCCATCTTGGCCGCACCACCGGCCCGGACACGCTGCGGCCGTCCGCCGTCATCAACGGTGTCGATGACGGCGCCATCTCCGCCGACGGCAAGGTTTTCGGCACCTATCTGCACGGACTGTTTTCCGCCGATGGTTTTCGCGCGCGGTTCCTCGAAAACCTCGGTGTCAAAGGCGGCGGCATCGACTATCGCGCCGAGGTCGAACGGGCGCTGGACGAGGTCGCAGCCGAGCTGGAAACCCATCTCGACTGCGATGCTATTTTTGCTCTGGCGCGTTAG
- a CDS encoding VOC family protein, with product MSHTTEPPRLYPTLRYKNAAKMIDWLGEAFDFSVRARFGEGDVVHHAELTFRSSMIMLGTARDDKFGQMVGAPGSGGGRAIYVAVADADAAFARAKSAGADILEELVDRNYGSREFICRDPEGNVWSFGTYWPKANEKA from the coding sequence ATGTCGCACACCACTGAACCCCCGCGGCTCTACCCGACGCTGCGCTACAAGAACGCGGCAAAAATGATCGACTGGCTGGGCGAAGCCTTCGACTTCAGCGTCCGTGCCCGCTTCGGCGAAGGCGATGTCGTCCATCACGCCGAACTGACCTTCCGCTCCTCGATGATCATGCTGGGCACCGCGCGCGACGACAAGTTTGGCCAGATGGTTGGCGCGCCAGGCTCGGGGGGTGGCAGAGCCATCTACGTCGCCGTCGCTGATGCCGACGCCGCTTTTGCTCGAGCCAAGAGTGCCGGCGCCGATATCCTCGAGGAACTTGTCGACCGCAACTATGGCAGCCGCGAATTCATCTGCCGCGATCCGGAAGGCAATGTCTGGTCCTTCGGCACTTACTGGCCGAAAGCCAACGAAAAAGCATGA
- a CDS encoding helix-turn-helix domain-containing protein — MPVETERHDQQDRPVADRFEVVRRAPGDQLHGAVTDICGYRETAPGHFRNVEYASLTVPLVISFAEPFAIGLGKDPGDNDRFASFAAGLYAGPVVIESFGGSCCIQINFTPLGARRFFGQPMSELADTMVGLDDVLGLEGMMLRERLGNARDWSTRFAIAEAFVATRLTEARETQAEIDWAYDRIVTSGGRIRISTLAGKLGWSRKHLAGKFSDAIGVGPKTLSRIIRFNRALGLSRQNASDWADIAADCGYADQSHLVREFRDLAGTTPTALAAQA; from the coding sequence ATGCCGGTCGAGACAGAGCGTCATGACCAACAGGATCGTCCGGTCGCCGACCGGTTCGAGGTGGTGCGGCGCGCACCCGGCGATCAACTTCACGGTGCTGTGACGGACATATGCGGCTATCGCGAAACAGCGCCCGGCCATTTTCGCAACGTCGAATATGCGTCGCTGACCGTGCCGCTGGTCATCAGCTTCGCCGAACCCTTCGCCATCGGGCTCGGCAAGGACCCCGGCGACAATGATCGCTTCGCCAGTTTCGCCGCCGGCCTCTACGCCGGGCCGGTGGTGATCGAATCCTTTGGCGGCTCTTGCTGCATCCAGATCAATTTCACGCCGCTCGGCGCCCGCCGCTTCTTCGGCCAGCCGATGAGCGAACTGGCGGACACCATGGTCGGCCTCGATGATGTGCTCGGCCTTGAAGGCATGATGCTGCGCGAAAGGCTGGGCAATGCGCGGGACTGGAGCACACGCTTTGCCATCGCTGAGGCTTTCGTCGCCACCCGGTTGACCGAGGCTCGCGAAACGCAGGCCGAAATCGATTGGGCCTATGACCGGATCGTCACTTCGGGCGGCCGCATTCGCATTTCGACGCTGGCCGGAAAACTTGGCTGGAGCCGCAAGCATCTTGCCGGTAAATTCTCCGATGCGATCGGTGTCGGTCCCAAGACGCTGTCGCGCATCATCCGCTTCAACCGTGCGCTTGGCCTGTCCCGGCAAAACGCCAGCGATTGGGCTGATATCGCGGCCGATTGCGGCTATGCCGACCAGTCGCATCTGGTGCGCGAGTTCCGCGACCTTGCCGGCACAACGCCGACCGCGCTTGCCGCTCAGGCATAG
- a CDS encoding TerB family tellurite resistance protein, producing the protein MAMALLDQIRSIFDGDPGVRKVADDPVLSAELLMLFRMILADGSVSESEMVAFRRICKEAFGIPEASIDSVIEYLNEFGYETNGSQAIAQFRGLDVERRKLLALHMAEIAKADSQLAESEVRLLRRTLDLLDISPVDVVKPEE; encoded by the coding sequence ATGGCGATGGCATTGCTCGACCAGATACGCTCGATCTTCGACGGCGACCCCGGCGTGCGCAAGGTGGCGGACGATCCTGTGCTGTCGGCGGAACTGCTGATGCTGTTCCGCATGATCCTGGCCGACGGTTCGGTCAGCGAGAGCGAAATGGTGGCCTTCAGGCGTATCTGCAAGGAAGCCTTCGGCATTCCGGAAGCCAGCATCGACAGCGTTATCGAGTATCTCAACGAGTTCGGCTACGAGACCAACGGCTCGCAAGCCATAGCGCAGTTCCGCGGCCTCGACGTCGAACGGCGCAAGCTGCTCGCTCTCCATATGGCCGAGATCGCCAAGGCCGATTCGCAATTGGCCGAGAGCGAGGTGCGGCTTTTGCGCCGTACGCTCGACCTGCTCGACATCAGCCCGGTCGACGTGGTGAAGCCGGAAGAGTGA